One segment of Shewanella piezotolerans WP3 DNA contains the following:
- the ybgC gene encoding tol-pal system-associated acyl-CoA thioesterase — protein MFRWPISVYYEDTDAGGVVYHSNYLKFFERARTEWLRSMGVSQTALLADDIAFVVKHAALDFCKAARFEQNLMVETEVIQLKKASLTFKQRLIDEQGVTYCEADILVACIALSRMRPKAIPLNIAQEFNGGS, from the coding sequence ATGTTTCGTTGGCCTATTTCCGTTTACTACGAAGATACTGATGCCGGTGGTGTTGTTTACCACTCAAATTATTTGAAGTTTTTTGAGCGTGCTCGTACGGAGTGGTTGAGGTCAATGGGGGTCAGTCAAACAGCACTACTTGCTGATGATATTGCCTTTGTTGTGAAGCACGCAGCACTCGATTTTTGTAAAGCTGCGCGTTTTGAACAGAACCTTATGGTCGAAACCGAGGTCATACAACTTAAGAAAGCGTCGTTGACATTTAAACAGCGCTTAATTGATGAGCAGGGCGTTACGTATTGCGAGGCAGACATATTAGTGGCCTGTATAGCATTATCACGTATGAGACCCAAAGCCATTCCCCTAAATATTGCCCAGGAGTTTAACGGTGGAAGCTGA